From one Planctomycetia bacterium genomic stretch:
- the ychF gene encoding redox-regulated ATPase YchF, whose product MKVGLVGYSGSGKSTVFTWLTGVAHDPAAAQRGQTGVARIPDSRLNWLSDQFKPKKTTFATLEVVDTPGLLVGDTKDNPRRLAMIREADGLLVVLNGFGGDPVKELDNFRADCILADLEIVTNRIPKLEAQVKKPKPAKEKEADELELATLRKVVVELEAGKQLSKLDLNETESKTVRAFQLLTLKPELVLVNQGDAGQAIPPNLLIHSPNALAAPVKLEQELVELSEEERKSFMADLGLTEFSKDKILRGIFYGMGRIVFLTCGEDECRSWAITKGINAQQAAGAIHTDLSAGFVRAEVIGFDDYQKVGSFKEAKTKGVLRLEGKTYIVQDGDIMNILANK is encoded by the coding sequence ATGAAAGTTGGCCTGGTTGGTTATTCTGGTTCAGGAAAAAGTACGGTATTCACCTGGCTCACAGGCGTTGCTCACGACCCGGCAGCGGCCCAGCGTGGCCAGACAGGCGTTGCTCGCATTCCCGATAGCCGACTGAATTGGCTCAGCGACCAATTCAAACCGAAGAAGACGACGTTTGCCACCTTGGAAGTGGTAGACACGCCGGGCCTGCTCGTGGGTGATACCAAGGATAACCCGCGCCGGCTGGCGATGATCCGTGAAGCAGATGGCTTGCTCGTAGTACTCAACGGGTTCGGCGGCGATCCGGTCAAGGAACTCGACAACTTCCGGGCTGACTGCATCCTGGCTGATCTGGAAATTGTCACCAACCGCATTCCCAAGCTGGAAGCACAGGTGAAGAAGCCCAAGCCCGCCAAGGAAAAAGAAGCTGATGAACTGGAGTTGGCCACGCTCCGCAAAGTGGTGGTAGAACTCGAAGCAGGCAAGCAGCTTTCCAAGCTCGATCTGAACGAAACGGAATCCAAGACCGTGCGTGCGTTTCAGTTACTCACGCTGAAGCCCGAACTGGTGCTGGTGAATCAGGGCGATGCCGGGCAGGCGATTCCGCCCAATCTGCTCATACATTCACCCAATGCCCTGGCAGCACCGGTCAAACTCGAGCAGGAATTGGTGGAACTCAGCGAAGAAGAACGCAAGAGCTTCATGGCAGACTTGGGCCTTACTGAGTTTTCCAAAGATAAAATCCTGCGTGGCATCTTCTATGGCATGGGTAGAATCGTGTTCCTGACCTGTGGCGAAGATGAATGCCGCAGTTGGGCGATTACCAAGGGCATCAATGCCCAGCAGGCAGCCGGCGCTATTCATACCGATCTATCGGCAGGGTTTGTGCGAGCGGAAGTAATTGGCTTTGACGATTATCAAAAAGTCGGATCGTTCAAGGAAGCCAAGACCAAAGGCGTGCTGCGCCTGGAAGGCAAAACGTACATCGTGCAGGACGGGGATATCATGAATATTCTGGCGAATAAGTGA